Proteins encoded within one genomic window of Candidatus Babeliales bacterium:
- the rpmE gene encoding 50S ribosomal protein L31, translating to MKQGLHPELHEVTASCACGYSFKTSSTSTDIATTICSHCHPFFTGAQKFIDTAGRIEKFEQRYNKQKQAAPKKPASKSKAVPKKKAK from the coding sequence ATGAAACAAGGTTTACACCCAGAGCTTCATGAAGTAACTGCTAGCTGCGCATGCGGCTATTCTTTCAAGACTTCATCGACAAGCACTGATATTGCGACCACTATTTGCTCACACTGTCACCCATTCTTTACGGGTGCCCAAAAGTTTATTGATACCGCAGGCCGTATCGAGAAGTTTGAACAGCGCTATAACAAGCAAAAACAGGCTGCACCTAAAAAACCCGCTTCTAAATCTAAGGCTGTCCCCAAGAAGAAGGCGAAATAG
- the ppsA gene encoding phosphoenolpyruvate synthase, with product MNYVKPLDQISLKDVKKVGGKNASLGYMIQTLSREGVLVPHGFALTADAYWYVIEHNKILEQLQSTMKPLASSHNVSAVRIAGKKARRLIEQVMFPEDLEQEITDAYHALCKQYHMKECDVAVRSSATAEDSPEASFAGQQETFLNVTGAEHVIHACKKSMASLFTDRAIVYRLEKGFDHFSMAISVGIQKMVRADLATSGVMFSIDTESGFKDSVLIDATYGLGEMLVQGKIIPDEYCVYKPMLVQKKQPIVKKKLGAKTKKYVYANRRGFTTIKPVAVSRQKQQAFCLTDTQILQLAEYAIVIEKSYTEAYKRWMPMDIEWAQDGRDGKLYILQARPETIHSQNKKDVTYTRYELESKQPRILAHGTSIGQGIATGTSRVIRSSKQMHIVKQGDIIVTRMTDPDWVPVMKKAAAIITESGGATCHAAIVSRELGIPALVGVEGALQKLKQAKKVTVDCSQGKTGYVYQGAVKFIKKQIAIKKLKKPPVDIMINLGVPDRAYALSSLPVAGVGLARIEFIITDGIKVHPMALLNISKMDVVTRKKINTLTAPYTSGKAYFIERLSQEVGTIAAAFYPRPVLVRFSDFKSNEYRNLIGGEFFEPIEANPMLGLRGASRYYSPLYKDAFVLECAAMRRVREVMGFDNVHVMVPFVRTVKEAREVLKIIAAQGLERSKIQKIFMMCELPANVHDLKEYVRLFDGFSIGSNDLTQLTLGIDRDSELVANIDDENNTAVLALMEQAIATAKQSKSYIGICGQAPSDHPEIARNLIKWGIDSLSLNPDAVLTFLLKKY from the coding sequence ATGAACTATGTAAAACCATTGGACCAGATTTCACTAAAAGATGTCAAAAAGGTTGGTGGTAAAAATGCATCGCTGGGGTACATGATCCAAACTCTCTCTCGCGAGGGGGTGTTGGTTCCGCATGGATTTGCACTTACTGCAGATGCGTATTGGTATGTGATAGAACACAATAAAATACTTGAGCAGCTTCAAAGCACCATGAAACCCCTCGCATCATCACATAATGTATCGGCGGTCAGAATTGCAGGTAAAAAGGCTCGCCGTCTCATTGAACAGGTGATGTTCCCAGAGGATTTAGAGCAAGAGATCACGGATGCATATCATGCATTGTGCAAGCAATATCATATGAAGGAGTGCGATGTTGCAGTACGATCTTCAGCGACAGCAGAAGACTCTCCCGAAGCATCATTTGCGGGACAACAAGAAACGTTTTTGAATGTGACTGGTGCTGAACATGTGATTCATGCATGTAAAAAAAGTATGGCCTCGCTTTTTACTGATCGTGCAATTGTTTATCGTCTAGAAAAAGGCTTTGACCATTTTAGTATGGCTATTTCTGTGGGTATACAGAAGATGGTGCGTGCGGATTTGGCGACATCTGGAGTCATGTTTTCGATTGATACTGAGAGCGGATTTAAAGATAGTGTTCTTATTGATGCGACCTATGGACTTGGAGAAATGTTAGTTCAGGGGAAAATTATTCCCGATGAATATTGTGTCTACAAACCAATGCTTGTACAAAAGAAGCAACCTATTGTGAAAAAGAAATTAGGTGCAAAAACAAAAAAATATGTGTATGCGAATCGTAGAGGATTTACAACGATTAAGCCTGTAGCAGTATCACGGCAAAAACAGCAAGCATTTTGTCTTACCGATACGCAGATCTTACAACTAGCAGAATACGCTATAGTAATTGAAAAAAGTTATACGGAAGCATATAAGCGTTGGATGCCTATGGATATTGAATGGGCGCAAGACGGAAGAGATGGAAAATTATATATTCTCCAGGCTCGACCTGAGACGATTCATAGTCAAAACAAGAAAGACGTAACCTATACGCGATATGAGCTTGAGAGTAAGCAACCTCGTATATTAGCGCATGGTACAAGTATAGGACAGGGAATTGCGACTGGCACTTCTCGAGTGATACGCAGCAGCAAACAGATGCACATAGTTAAACAGGGCGACATTATTGTTACTCGCATGACTGATCCAGATTGGGTTCCTGTCATGAAAAAAGCAGCTGCAATCATTACTGAAAGCGGAGGCGCAACGTGTCATGCGGCGATTGTTAGTCGTGAGTTGGGGATACCTGCGCTTGTTGGCGTTGAAGGTGCACTACAGAAACTTAAACAAGCAAAAAAAGTTACGGTTGATTGTAGTCAGGGTAAAACAGGGTACGTGTATCAGGGTGCTGTGAAGTTCATAAAAAAACAAATTGCCATCAAGAAGCTTAAAAAACCGCCTGTTGATATCATGATTAATCTTGGGGTGCCAGATCGCGCGTATGCACTGTCTTCGTTGCCGGTAGCCGGTGTTGGATTGGCTCGTATTGAATTTATCATTACCGACGGAATTAAAGTGCATCCAATGGCATTACTGAATATCAGCAAGATGGATGTGGTAACCCGTAAAAAAATTAATACTCTTACAGCGCCATACACGAGTGGTAAAGCATATTTTATTGAGCGGCTATCACAAGAGGTTGGCACTATTGCAGCCGCTTTTTATCCTAGGCCTGTCTTGGTTCGGTTTTCTGATTTCAAGAGTAATGAGTATCGCAATTTAATTGGTGGTGAATTTTTTGAGCCGATTGAAGCAAATCCAATGTTGGGGCTGCGCGGTGCATCACGATATTATAGTCCTTTATACAAGGATGCATTTGTACTTGAATGTGCGGCGATGAGGCGTGTGCGTGAGGTTATGGGATTTGATAACGTGCATGTCATGGTTCCCTTTGTGCGGACTGTCAAAGAAGCACGAGAAGTGCTCAAAATCATTGCAGCTCAGGGGCTCGAACGAAGTAAGATACAGAAGATCTTTATGATGTGTGAGCTGCCTGCCAATGTGCACGATCTCAAGGAGTATGTGCGATTGTTTGATGGATTTTCGATTGGTTCTAATGATCTTACGCAATTAACGCTTGGCATTGATCGTGATTCTGAATTGGTTGCGAACATTGACGATGAAAATAATACCGCAGTCCTTGCGCTTATGGAGCAAGCGATTGCCACAGCAAAACAAAGTAAATCGTACATTGGCATTTGTGGACAGGCGCCTTCTGATCATCCTGAGATAGCACGAAATTTAATCAAGTGGGGAATTGATTCACTATCACTCAATCCCGATGCTGTGCTAACTTTTTTACTCAAGAAATATTAA
- a CDS encoding Fic family protein, with translation MSSWYKARQLNSASLTAAGTRLRSMTEAHSHVIYLDRSFRGDMGNRKEKCGAAYHKVRGQPMDHITIHKLHATVLGLDKEVGYRQGRGAPRICNSRTVRFLPPDSECYCIEGEVEALLVHYHQGASAIERAANLHYGFVKIHPFDDGNGRVARVLALWVLHDHGYKNLSYEQFEKYIEIHRAGYDNSLDDGQLMYVGYKDAPRSFVDFLEGFLLNQKRK, from the coding sequence ATGAGTAGCTGGTATAAAGCGCGTCAGCTTAATTCTGCTAGTTTGACAGCTGCTGGAACGAGATTGCGATCTATGACAGAGGCCCATAGCCACGTTATTTATCTTGATAGAAGTTTTAGAGGAGATATGGGAAACCGTAAAGAAAAGTGTGGTGCTGCTTATCATAAAGTGAGGGGGCAACCTATGGATCACATAACTATACACAAACTACACGCGACAGTTTTGGGACTTGACAAGGAGGTGGGCTACAGACAAGGGCGTGGGGCGCCCAGGATCTGTAACTCGCGTACTGTAAGATTTTTGCCGCCGGATAGTGAGTGTTATTGCATAGAAGGAGAAGTGGAAGCGTTACTAGTTCACTATCATCAAGGAGCTTCAGCTATTGAGAGGGCTGCAAATTTACACTATGGGTTTGTGAAAATACATCCTTTTGATGATGGTAATGGTCGAGTGGCAAGAGTGCTTGCTTTATGGGTTTTACATGACCATGGTTACAAGAACCTGAGCTATGAGCAATTCGAAAAATATATCGAAATACATAGAGCTGGATATGATAATAGCTTAGACGATGGTCAACTCATGTATGTCGGATATAAAGATGCCCCAAGATCGTTTGTAGATTTTCTAGAAGGTTTTCTCCTCAATCAAAAAAGGAAGTAG
- a CDS encoding lipase family protein — protein sequence MCKYFLRFLCLWFICAGIAVKACEGDAIALLNQKNEQGFYWWRQTLLNACEASYAALPDDKEEIGMPLGKLSAIMNKGFQPYWDTVVPFGIAVGNEKGVPWDLKKNHCGIVAYKNGQFVVAFKGTDFSSITNPSVFTDLEFDRKGIKNYFPESPETLDMRKFWEPTKGEPRLHRGFMKAALSCRRDVLAILAKLAYKPHQNVLVLTGHSLGGAIATLFAAQLYEHYFPGQRKVPGYPVKVVTFGAPRPFNRFAKTEFDEHMGVRALARFVNIYKAKVSWDVDDIVTNLPPSWTNAPLGEQSFKNPGTRILVTYPRWIAWRVGLHYLDRYRESLSAHNRDIEGDDGGGDAAASRVPLQVMIALRGSDMVR from the coding sequence ATGTGTAAGTATTTCCTGCGATTTTTGTGCTTGTGGTTCATATGCGCTGGTATTGCTGTGAAGGCATGTGAAGGTGATGCCATAGCTCTTCTTAATCAGAAAAATGAGCAGGGTTTTTATTGGTGGAGACAAACTTTGTTGAATGCATGCGAAGCGAGCTATGCGGCATTACCAGACGACAAGGAAGAGATCGGAATGCCACTGGGAAAGTTGTCAGCAATAATGAATAAAGGGTTTCAACCCTATTGGGATACTGTGGTGCCATTTGGGATTGCAGTGGGTAACGAAAAAGGAGTACCGTGGGACCTGAAAAAAAATCATTGTGGTATTGTAGCATATAAGAATGGGCAGTTTGTTGTAGCTTTTAAGGGAACCGATTTTTCGAGTATCACAAACCCGTCGGTTTTTACCGATCTGGAGTTTGATAGAAAAGGAATTAAAAACTACTTTCCCGAATCACCTGAAACTTTAGACATGAGGAAATTTTGGGAACCTACAAAGGGCGAGCCTCGCTTGCACAGGGGGTTCATGAAGGCTGCTCTGTCATGTCGGCGCGACGTTTTAGCAATTCTTGCAAAATTGGCATATAAACCTCATCAAAATGTATTAGTTCTTACAGGTCATAGCTTAGGCGGGGCGATAGCAACATTGTTTGCCGCTCAACTTTACGAACATTATTTTCCTGGTCAACGTAAAGTTCCAGGATATCCAGTGAAGGTTGTGACCTTTGGTGCCCCTAGGCCATTTAATCGTTTTGCAAAGACTGAATTTGATGAACATATGGGCGTGCGAGCTTTGGCAAGGTTTGTAAATATCTATAAGGCCAAAGTTTCCTGGGATGTTGATGATATTGTTACTAATTTACCTCCAAGTTGGACGAATGCTCCACTAGGAGAACAGTCATTTAAGAATCCTGGGACTCGCATACTAGTTACATATCCGCGCTGGATTGCTTGGAGAGTTGGTCTGCATTATTTGGATAGATATCGCGAAAGTCTAAGTGCTCACAATAGAGACATCGAAGGTGATGATGGGGGGGGTGATGCCGCCGCAAGTAGGGTTCCTCTACAGGTAATGATTGCACTGAGGGGGTCGGATATGGTGAGATAA
- a CDS encoding rod shape-determining protein MreC: MSQRILFVFLACALIFFLINRVLFFSPTVLETTISRIMYPFISLQNSLARPIQHWRQQRKSLHELHENLEGARHENENLKAQLAECAGLEHFVQESEEVRSFKDRYSFEQAQLVQVIFRHLSNDEQYYFVDRGSYHGIQKDMVAVYKNCILGRVVSVYPYYSKVRLITDPACPIAVYCKKTKTPGIHVGCRNTQATTIQHVSHLERVKEQDIVLSSGDGLVFPQGFLLGIIDTARVQDMYYAITVTPALDVGAVAYCYLVQKGVSVPTE; the protein is encoded by the coding sequence ATGTCTCAGAGGATTTTATTTGTTTTTCTTGCATGTGCACTTATCTTTTTTTTAATCAATCGAGTGTTATTTTTTTCTCCTACTGTGCTTGAAACAACGATATCACGAATCATGTACCCGTTCATATCTCTACAAAATTCGTTAGCTCGTCCAATTCAACATTGGAGACAGCAGCGAAAATCTCTGCATGAGCTTCATGAGAACTTAGAGGGTGCTCGTCATGAAAATGAGAATCTCAAAGCACAACTTGCCGAGTGTGCAGGCTTGGAACATTTTGTACAAGAGAGTGAAGAAGTTCGCTCTTTCAAAGATCGCTATTCTTTTGAACAGGCGCAGTTAGTGCAGGTGATTTTTCGACATTTGAGCAATGATGAGCAGTATTATTTTGTGGATCGGGGATCATATCATGGTATTCAAAAGGATATGGTAGCTGTCTATAAAAACTGTATTCTTGGGCGCGTGGTATCAGTATATCCATATTACAGCAAAGTGCGTTTAATTACTGATCCAGCATGTCCGATTGCGGTTTATTGCAAGAAAACAAAAACACCTGGTATTCACGTTGGATGTCGCAACACGCAGGCAACAACCATACAGCATGTCAGCCATCTGGAACGTGTGAAGGAACAAGATATAGTGCTCTCAAGTGGCGATGGCCTTGTTTTCCCTCAGGGTTTTTTACTTGGTATAATCGATACGGCACGGGTGCAGGATATGTATTATGCGATTACCGTTACACCGGCACTTGATGTTGGGGCAGTAGCGTATTGCTACCTTGTTCAGAAAGGTGTATCTGTGCCCACTGAATGA
- a CDS encoding YbhB/YbcL family Raf kinase inhibitor-like protein: MKRLLQIIIVACSVAHVEASWWDRVRDAVMEKTELTLASPDLIQGKVIPQKFTCIGKNIAPALVWRGVPLRTKSFIVLVEDRDIKNRPDAFVHWLVFNIPAMTMTLEQGGTALPKEAVQGKNSFGTIGYRGPCSPSGQIHYCHFSLYALDTMLDLPEGATKQQVMDAAGGHIIASDTFTRTSMMGDPIID, encoded by the coding sequence ATGAAACGTTTGTTGCAAATAATAATTGTGGCATGTTCTGTTGCACATGTGGAAGCATCGTGGTGGGATCGGGTCAGGGATGCCGTTATGGAAAAAACGGAGCTTACGTTAGCAAGTCCTGATCTTATACAGGGCAAGGTGATCCCTCAAAAATTTACCTGTATTGGTAAAAATATTGCTCCAGCACTTGTATGGAGGGGTGTACCTCTACGGACAAAAAGCTTTATTGTTCTTGTTGAAGATCGCGATATCAAGAACAGGCCTGATGCCTTTGTTCATTGGTTAGTTTTTAATATTCCTGCAATGACCATGACGCTAGAACAGGGGGGCACTGCCCTTCCCAAGGAAGCGGTTCAAGGGAAAAATAGTTTTGGGACTATTGGGTATCGGGGTCCCTGTTCTCCATCGGGACAGATTCATTATTGTCACTTTTCTCTATACGCACTTGATACAATGTTAGACTTGCCAGAGGGTGCAACAAAACAGCAGGTTATGGATGCTGCGGGTGGTCATATCATTGCGTCAGACACGTTTACTAGAACATCTATGATGGGTGATCCAATTATTGATTAA
- the dps gene encoding DNA starvation/stationary phase protection protein Dps, whose amino-acid sequence MKMHATRMSLAEKDRVASITMLNTTLASATDLMMQCKHAHWNVKGMTFIAMHKLFDEIAEQVEEMADVLAERITSLGGTALGTLKDVAENTQLRVCPNTIFTVKDHIGHLAHNMAILGEYVRDNIMASEKNGDMATSDIYIELVRMLDKNLWFLEAHLQA is encoded by the coding sequence ATGAAGATGCATGCGACTCGAATGAGTCTTGCAGAAAAGGATCGTGTGGCATCGATTACAATGTTGAATACAACACTTGCATCAGCAACCGATTTGATGATGCAGTGCAAACACGCGCATTGGAATGTAAAGGGTATGACCTTTATTGCGATGCACAAGTTATTTGACGAAATTGCTGAACAAGTCGAAGAGATGGCTGATGTCTTAGCAGAAAGAATTACGAGTCTAGGTGGTACAGCTTTAGGAACTCTGAAGGATGTTGCTGAAAATACGCAGCTAAGGGTTTGTCCAAATACTATTTTTACTGTGAAAGATCATATAGGGCATCTTGCGCATAATATGGCTATTTTGGGTGAATACGTACGCGATAATATAATGGCATCGGAAAAAAATGGTGATATGGCAACCAGTGATATTTACATTGAGCTGGTCAGAATGCTTGATAAGAATTTATGGTTTCTTGAGGCGCATTTACAAGCGTAA
- the prfA gene encoding peptide chain release factor 1, with product MAINWTDIEARYAELSEQLTTATLSREDREKIQKEYAFLSELISAHKQVHEIEQSIKELTTQINEEQDSELNILFQEEVATLTSQKLDVLNRIDDLLFPPDPLNDRSVFIEIRAGAGGQEAALFAADLLQMYINYAQLKHWRVSVSSLNETDLKGIREGILHIQGKGAYGHLKHEAGVHRVQRVPKTETSGRVHTSTATVAVLPEAEDVDVQINPQDLRIDVFRASGAGGQHVNTTDSAVRITHIPSGVVVSCQDERSQHKNKAKAMKILQSRILAFQQEKAQQERSAQRKEMVGTGMRAEKVRTYNFPQNRVTDHQVNLTLKSLDRFITGEMDEVIDALMQKEKEERRKHASALKS from the coding sequence GTGGCTATTAACTGGACTGACATTGAAGCGCGGTATGCCGAGCTCTCTGAACAGCTCACGACGGCTACCCTATCTCGAGAAGACCGGGAAAAGATCCAAAAGGAATATGCCTTTTTGAGTGAGTTGATATCTGCCCATAAGCAGGTTCATGAGATTGAGCAATCTATCAAAGAACTTACAACGCAGATCAATGAAGAACAGGATTCTGAGCTCAATATCCTTTTTCAAGAAGAGGTTGCTACTCTTACGAGTCAGAAGCTTGATGTCCTCAATCGTATTGATGATCTTCTATTCCCGCCAGATCCCCTCAATGATCGCTCGGTCTTTATCGAAATTCGTGCCGGTGCTGGCGGCCAGGAAGCAGCGCTCTTTGCTGCAGATTTGCTGCAAATGTATATCAACTATGCCCAACTCAAGCATTGGCGAGTATCTGTCTCCAGTTTGAACGAAACTGACTTAAAGGGTATCAGGGAAGGAATTCTACATATCCAAGGTAAGGGCGCATATGGACATCTTAAGCATGAGGCGGGAGTACACCGTGTTCAGCGTGTTCCTAAAACAGAAACATCAGGGCGTGTTCATACCTCAACAGCGACGGTAGCGGTATTGCCAGAAGCTGAGGATGTTGATGTCCAAATTAATCCACAAGATCTTCGTATTGATGTATTTCGTGCTAGTGGTGCAGGTGGGCAGCATGTGAATACAACCGATTCTGCAGTTCGAATTACCCACATTCCATCTGGTGTCGTGGTGAGTTGTCAGGACGAGCGTTCTCAACACAAAAATAAAGCAAAAGCAATGAAGATCTTGCAGTCGCGTATCCTTGCATTCCAACAAGAAAAGGCGCAGCAAGAACGCAGTGCTCAGCGTAAAGAAATGGTTGGTACTGGTATGCGTGCAGAAAAGGTTCGTACCTATAATTTCCCACAAAATCGTGTAACTGATCACCAGGTCAATCTAACTCTTAAAAGCCTTGATCGATTTATTACCGGTGAAATGGATGAGGTAATTGACGCACTCATGCAAAAAGAAAAAGAAGAACGACGTAAGCACGCAAGTGCCTTAAAATCTTAA
- the sppA gene encoding signal peptide peptidase SppA, protein MKVFDFIKTLFYVVLILSLAQPLIRHSKEFFQRNLDPSTQVGYLKISGMITNSSSYVKALQSYFNNPDIKAILLEIESPGGASGSAAAMFNEILIMKKKHPKSIIVLVENVCASAAYWIACAADHIIASPAALIGSIGTSLPYQFNLKDLLTEYHIKYETTSTEKHKSATDPFVDTTPEQQAMFQKICDQTYEEFTNDVARQRNKVSIKDVATWADGKVFSGREALALGLIDEIGSQSNVIAWLREAIPTDGKITWVKQDAKSRLVRWFENDSPSDTENL, encoded by the coding sequence ATGAAAGTCTTTGACTTTATCAAAACCCTCTTTTACGTTGTTCTCATATTGTCGTTAGCTCAACCACTCATACGGCATAGCAAAGAGTTCTTTCAGCGCAATCTTGACCCAAGCACACAAGTTGGCTACCTCAAAATATCAGGAATGATTACCAATTCATCAAGCTATGTAAAAGCCCTCCAATCGTACTTCAACAATCCCGATATTAAAGCCATCCTTCTTGAAATTGAATCTCCAGGAGGGGCATCTGGAAGTGCAGCAGCAATGTTTAATGAAATCCTAATCATGAAAAAGAAACACCCAAAATCTATTATTGTCCTTGTAGAAAACGTATGCGCCTCTGCGGCATATTGGATCGCATGCGCTGCAGATCATATTATCGCATCACCAGCAGCACTGATCGGCTCAATTGGCACATCACTGCCATACCAATTCAATCTCAAGGATCTCTTGACCGAGTATCATATCAAATACGAAACCACGTCCACGGAAAAACACAAATCGGCAACGGACCCCTTTGTTGATACCACACCTGAACAGCAGGCTATGTTCCAAAAAATCTGCGACCAAACATACGAGGAATTCACCAACGATGTTGCACGACAACGAAACAAGGTCTCCATCAAAGATGTCGCCACATGGGCAGATGGCAAAGTATTTAGTGGCAGAGAAGCATTGGCTCTTGGATTGATTGATGAGATTGGATCACAATCCAATGTCATCGCGTGGCTCAGAGAAGCGATACCGACCGATGGTAAAATAACATGGGTCAAACAAGACGCGAAAAGTAGATTAGTGCGGTGGTTTGAAAACGACAGTCCAAGCGACACGGAAAACCTCTAG
- a CDS encoding M48 family metalloprotease, translating into MECLSIGIPLLSGGIFYARFRREPHIINPIMLRIITPLLSLVSFVIGRLVCAYVSRSSEYKADRMAAERLCNAQDGIAFIKIVHLLVEDSHLGQKNPESFSKLRRLFLSHPTTRERIENLRTVCKEDEVS; encoded by the coding sequence TTGGAGTGTCTTTCTATAGGAATTCCTCTTCTAAGTGGAGGAATCTTTTATGCACGATTTAGGAGGGAACCACATATCATTAATCCAATAATGCTGAGGATTATTACCCCATTACTGTCTTTAGTGTCATTTGTCATAGGCCGTCTTGTTTGCGCCTACGTTAGCCGTTCATCGGAATACAAGGCAGACCGTATGGCTGCTGAAAGATTATGTAATGCCCAAGATGGCATAGCCTTTATCAAGATAGTACATCTTCTGGTAGAGGATTCTCACCTCGGCCAGAAAAATCCTGAATCATTTTCAAAACTACGAAGATTGTTTTTGAGTCATCCGACGACACGAGAACGCATTGAAAATTTAAGAACAGTTTGCAAAGAAGATGAGGTTTCATGA
- a CDS encoding FAD-dependent oxidoreductase, with product MWYRIAMVIWFPWVLIPTYDVVIIGSGPAGLTAGIYAARAHRSVVILEGPTPGGQLTKTSIVENWPGIHAIEGVTLMERMREHALLVGCTLLPDTAVHLDVHFRPFIVETEEHDKITARSVILATGASHRHLGCPGEQEYEGRGVSFCAVCDGCLFAGLPVVIVGGGNAALEYASYLRQWTDDVTIVQLLSHMTASPSLRTRVISDDAVHIIYDSCVRRIYGDDTGVTGVEIYNELTHRVTNLVTRGVFVAIGMEPVTGLVCDTVACDMCGFVSIHDHVYTSVPGVFAAGDVTSSCCKQAIAAAGDGCHAACAVERYLDTLYLDTLT from the coding sequence ATGTGGTATCGTATAGCAATGGTTATATGGTTCCCATGGGTTCTCATTCCCACTTATGATGTTGTAATTATTGGTTCTGGACCAGCAGGCTTGACTGCTGGGATCTATGCTGCGCGTGCCCATCGTTCGGTTGTAATTTTAGAGGGCCCAACACCAGGTGGACAGCTCACAAAAACATCTATCGTTGAAAATTGGCCAGGTATTCATGCCATTGAGGGTGTAACATTGATGGAGCGTATGCGTGAACATGCACTGCTTGTTGGTTGCACGTTACTGCCAGATACGGCAGTACATCTTGATGTTCATTTCCGTCCTTTTATAGTTGAGACAGAAGAGCATGACAAGATTACCGCTCGCTCTGTCATTTTGGCTACGGGAGCATCGCATCGTCATCTTGGATGTCCTGGAGAGCAAGAGTATGAAGGTAGAGGAGTAAGTTTTTGTGCGGTATGTGATGGATGCTTATTTGCAGGTCTTCCTGTTGTGATTGTAGGTGGTGGTAATGCTGCTCTTGAATATGCATCATATCTACGACAATGGACCGATGATGTAACAATTGTACAACTATTATCCCATATGACAGCTTCTCCGTCTCTGCGCACTCGTGTGATTAGTGATGATGCGGTGCACATTATCTATGATAGCTGTGTAAGGCGCATTTATGGTGATGATACGGGTGTAACAGGTGTTGAGATATATAATGAGCTTACACACCGTGTTACAAACCTTGTCACTCGAGGCGTCTTTGTTGCCATTGGCATGGAGCCTGTTACGGGCTTGGTATGCGATACGGTTGCATGTGATATGTGTGGTTTTGTGTCAATTCATGATCATGTATATACGTCTGTTCCAGGAGTTTTTGCAGCTGGTGACGTAACGTCATCATGTTGTAAGCAGGCGATAGCGGCGGCAGGCGACGGGTGTCATGCCGCTTGTGCAGTAGAGCGGTATCTCGATACACTGTATCTTGATACACTGACATAG
- a CDS encoding tRNA-dihydrouridine synthase, with protein MSYWTSKFSLRDCYFPRFMSGPLDGVFDSSFRQLVRQFSKDNLLYTEMRHVGCIVHDETGKAAFDFLPSERPLAYQLAAHDLESLEEACERIMKAGVDTVDLNCGCPARTVVKQGAGSALMGNVPMLKKILQTLRKNISLPLTIKIRAGFKTKNAIEVAQLAQDCGLDGLAIHPRLQPQMSKGRPDYALAAEVKQAISIPVFFSGNVFTSDDAKYVYERTGVDGFLIGRGMWSQPWKLAQLEAETQGKPFYVDSRLIFSTALQHLDNMLVQYGDQGLYQFRKHLAWYIKDLPDASRLRDQAVRSESLDEVKSVLQELMEY; from the coding sequence ATGAGTTATTGGACGAGTAAGTTTTCTTTGCGCGATTGTTACTTCCCCCGATTTATGAGTGGGCCCCTTGATGGTGTATTTGATTCATCGTTTCGACAATTAGTGCGTCAATTTTCTAAAGATAATCTGTTGTATACAGAGATGCGTCATGTTGGATGTATTGTGCATGACGAAACAGGTAAGGCTGCGTTTGATTTTCTACCAAGCGAACGTCCTTTAGCATATCAACTTGCAGCGCATGACCTTGAATCTCTTGAAGAGGCTTGTGAGCGCATAATGAAGGCCGGTGTTGATACCGTTGACCTGAACTGTGGATGTCCTGCACGAACGGTAGTTAAGCAGGGCGCAGGATCGGCGTTGATGGGCAATGTTCCTATGCTCAAAAAGATATTACAAACATTACGCAAAAATATTTCTCTGCCGCTAACCATAAAAATCAGGGCGGGATTCAAAACAAAGAATGCCATTGAAGTTGCACAGCTTGCACAAGATTGCGGACTCGATGGTTTAGCGATTCATCCAAGATTACAACCACAGATGTCAAAAGGGCGACCTGATTATGCGCTTGCAGCTGAGGTAAAACAAGCTATTTCTATTCCGGTCTTTTTTTCAGGTAACGTGTTCACCAGTGATGATGCCAAGTATGTATACGAGCGTACGGGCGTTGATGGCTTTTTGATTGGAAGAGGTATGTGGTCACAGCCATGGAAACTTGCGCAGCTAGAAGCGGAAACACAAGGTAAACCATTTTATGTTGATTCCCGACTTATTTTTTCTACGGCATTGCAGCATCTTGACAACATGCTAGTGCAGTATGGGGATCAAGGACTATATCAGTTTAGAAAGCATCTTGCGTGGTATATTAAAGATCTACCTGATGCCTCACGCTTGCGTGATCAGGCAGTGCGTTCTGAGTCGCTGGATGAGGTGAAATCAGTATTGCAAGAGTTGATGGAGTACTGA